The Lusitaniella coriacea LEGE 07157 genome segment CGATACTGCTGGAAGCACGTTGCTGGGGATTCAACCGGGAGCATTATTTTTTAATGCCGTTTCTGCTAACGGGAATGCCACCCTGCGCAGCGATAATCCCATTGCTCTTAATAGTCGTCTCACTATTGGCGGCAATCTGCGGATTGAACGGCTGGATACAACCTTGGCAGATTTGAGTAGTCCTTCTGGTTTAGCGTTGCAAACTGGGGGAGATATTGCCTTTGGCAACTATACAGGGGGATCGCTGCAAATTTGGTCGGCAGGAAGTGTTACGACAGGCGCGATCGCGATTACAGGGCCGGGAAACACTTTTATTAATAATACTGCTGCACGATCCGATGGTTCGTTGGTGACGCTCAATGGCACGAATCAAGCCGTTGTGGACATTCGTGCGGGAACGACTAATCCTCTCACGGGAACGCCGACGGGTTCGGACATTAACATCGGCAGTATTACCTTTGCTAATGGTGCTGCAACTGCCAACGGGACGGTTTTTCTCAGCAATCAGGTTGCCCCAAATGCGGGACTTCCCAACGGAAATATTCAAGTGGGCGCGATCGCGCTGCAAAATAGTTCGAGTGACAGTAGTGCCATCATCCTCGATTCGAGAGGCAACATCAACCTCACCGGAGATATTAGTACTCAGTCCAATGCATTTATCGGTAATGGAGGAACCGTAGACCTTCTGGCGAATGGAAGCATTGCTGCACGCTCCATTTTTACGAATGGGATCGGTTTTTTAGGAGATAGTGGAGCCGTTAATATTGTCGGAGGAGGAGAAGTCTCAGCCTTAGACATTAACACCCTTAGCATCAATGGAACTGCCGGAGATGTGAGTGCAATCAGTACCAATGCGGGAATTCAACTGGGAAATATTGATAGTCGCTCTCCCTCCACCGTCGGAAGAGATGGGGGAAATGTCACCCTAACCGCAAATACTAATGTTGTCACCAGAAATATTGACACCCGCTCCAATAGCGCCAACGGCGGTAGGATCCAGATTACCAGCACCACAGGTGGCATTGATACCAGCGCCGGAAATTTACAAACTTGGGTCAATGTCTTTGGGAGAGATGGCGGAGAAATTATCCTCACCGCTAATGGAAATATCAACGCTGGCAATATGGAATCGTCAGGAGGATTGTTAGGAGAAGGGGGAGATATTCGCCTTCAGAGTACCAACGGTAACGTCATTGCCAACGGCAGTCGAATTTTTAGCGATACGTTTAGTACGCTTGATGGCGGAACGATCGCGATCGCGGGACAATCGGTTATCCTCAATAACAGTACAATCGCCTCCAACACCCTCAATTCAGGAGAGGCAGGCAACATCAGAATCAATGCAAGTGTTGCAGCATTTTTATCAAACAGTACCGTCAGAAGCACAGTTGGGGAAGGCGCGATCGGCGATGGTGCCAATGTCTCCATTATCGCTCCCCTACTCTTCGTCACCAACGGTTCGGAAGTCTCTGCCAACACAGCAGGGACGGGTTTAGCCGGAAACGTCACTTTGGATGGCAGTAATGCCGTGGTTATTGACAATAGCCGAGTACTGAGCCAGATCGAAACGGGAGGCAATAGCACCAGCGGTAACGTTGAGATTAGCGGGCGAAATCTGTTCGTCCAAAATGACTCAGAAGTTTCCGCGAGTAGCTTGGGCGAAGGAAATGCTGGATTTGTCACCTTAAGAGGTCTTGGAACGGTTGCTGTTAACAACAGTCAGGTTTCCAGCGCCATCGATACGGGTGTAATGGGGACTGGAGGAGAAGTTAACATTACCGGGCAATCCGTTGCCCTTGCCAATGCAACCGTTTCCGCCGCCAGTGACGGAACGGGTTCTGCTGGAAAAGTGGGGGTGAGTGCGATCGATACCCTTACCGCGAATAACAGCGAGGTTTCAAGTAGTATTGAATCTTCCGGAACGGGCAATAG includes the following:
- a CDS encoding beta strand repeat-containing protein, with amino-acid sequence MKTRHFSPMNPQYLLPAVTLLCWLPVVQPAIAQVVPDTTLPTNSVVTPIDPLNDRIDGGTPVDINLFHSFTEFNVGDGLGVFFTNPVGIENILTRVTGANPSNIFGTLGVLGNANLFLINPNGILFGPNAQLNINGSFVATTADGVNFDNLGFFSATDTAGSTLLGIQPGALFFNAVSANGNATLRSDNPIALNSRLTIGGNLRIERLDTTLADLSSPSGLALQTGGDIAFGNYTGGSLQIWSAGSVTTGAIAITGPGNTFINNTAARSDGSLVTLNGTNQAVVDIRAGTTNPLTGTPTGSDINIGSITFANGAATANGTVFLSNQVAPNAGLPNGNIQVGAIALQNSSSDSSAIILDSRGNINLTGDISTQSNAFIGNGGTVDLLANGSIAARSIFTNGIGFLGDSGAVNIVGGGEVSALDINTLSINGTAGDVSAISTNAGIQLGNIDSRSPSTVGRDGGNVTLTANTNVVTRNIDTRSNSANGGRIQITSTTGGIDTSAGNLQTWVNVFGRDGGEIILTANGNINAGNMESSGGLLGEGGDIRLQSTNGNVIANGSRIFSDTFSTLDGGTIAIAGQSVILNNSTIASNTLNSGEAGNIRINASVAAFLSNSTVRSTVGEGAIGDGANVSIIAPLLFVTNGSEVSANTAGTGLAGNVTLDGSNAVVIDNSRVLSQIETGGNSTSGNVEISGRNLFVQNDSEVSASSLGEGNAGFVTLRGLGTVAVNNSQVSSAIDTGVMGTGGEVNITGQSVALANATVSAASDGTGSAGKVGVSAIDTLTANNSEVSSSIESSGTGNSGSVTLTGRAIALENDSTVSSSNRGTGNGNAGSVSLNGNESVSANNSTIESVLGAGVTGNSGTVSVVGQILNFTNGSEVSSSTFGLGNAGTVNLNSFNNVVIDNTVITSTVEEGAVGNGNNVTVTGPSISVINGSRVSSSTFGEGNAGSVDLIGNNSVVMENSSASSAVGATGRGNGDNVNLSAQNIALTNSQVSSSTSGTGDAGSANLNGDTVNLNNSSVSSRVEAGGIGNGSTANITAREINLNNNSQVSSSTSGTGDAGSANLNGDTVNLNNSSVSSRVEAGGIGNGSAANVTAREINLNNNSQVSSSTSGQGDAGSANLNGDTVNLNN